In a single window of the Prevotella melaninogenica genome:
- a CDS encoding AAA domain-containing protein: MDAKQCMIVDLERRGDKQMFITDQVDFIKKADNGNWMIRFLKSPRIFQYNQARVLYFTHGEPVNLHEKGLYIGNKHITSAVELLRFSNKQYTFYYVTYSNGYSENLDGNNVYVTRTPIDMCGGSTWDYLRKLADETGLLAEDEESILSKQYDLIDLKRDNVPLAQYLGDKTKLATYRLPQLVYYPFGCNASQKKAVEAALTHQASIIQGPPGTGKTQTILNIVSNLLVQKKTILVVSNNNSAVENVAEKLEKEGLGFLVAQLGSVKNKEAFVESQSECYPNMEEWYLDNSKEVRKIVKDSLAAVSLGFDGQTRLAQLKAEYDALVTEKKYDEKLKMASGFDNDWLSEKHSSKIMKLLNLCKIMQEYGKSPSLLFCFKWVFLLGPRAYSLLKNNLLIVIEQLESAYYLTRKLEIEQEVDSIEQQLLSVDVKESAEELGKSSLKILKQEIAKQYGSGRRTLFTRQDIKPRTETFLKEYPIVLSTTYSAKSCISKDFVFDYMIMDEASQVDIKTGALALSCATNVVIVGDDMQLPNVVSSEEEKALNAIRTTYNVDDRYNAVTHSFLRSCTEILKDAPTTLLREHYRCHPKIIQFCNQRFYGGELLPMTIDKGEEDVLQVIQTVKGNHAREHFNQREIDVIVQEVMPLCAGKGSVGIITPYRTQAEAINRVLGKDIASTVHKYQGRECDTIIMSMVDNLPTSFSDDKNLLNVAISRAKSQLYIVTSGNEMAQDTNLAQLISYVKYNNFAVKNSKIHSVFDLLYQQYTMERLAYQSEHTMVSDYMSENLVYNLIVKVLEELSWKNLAVVCHYPLAKIISDWSLLSNQEHDFAKNSLTHIDFLIYNSLTKQPLMAIEVDGWLYHKDKVVQQSRDRLKDQILTKYSLIPYRISTTDTITAESLKEVFVSL; this comes from the coding sequence ATGGATGCCAAGCAATGCATGATTGTGGATTTAGAACGACGCGGTGATAAGCAAATGTTTATTACAGACCAAGTGGATTTTATAAAGAAAGCTGATAATGGGAATTGGATGATTCGATTTTTAAAATCCCCTCGTATATTTCAGTATAATCAAGCACGTGTACTTTATTTTACACATGGAGAGCCTGTTAATCTACATGAAAAAGGACTTTATATTGGTAATAAGCACATAACGAGTGCTGTTGAATTACTAAGATTTTCAAATAAACAATATACTTTCTACTATGTAACATATTCCAATGGATACTCTGAAAATCTTGATGGAAATAATGTTTATGTGACACGTACACCAATTGATATGTGTGGTGGTTCCACATGGGATTATTTACGAAAGCTGGCCGATGAAACAGGTTTGCTTGCTGAAGATGAAGAAAGTATTCTTTCAAAGCAGTATGATCTTATCGACTTGAAAAGAGATAATGTGCCATTGGCTCAATACTTAGGTGATAAAACAAAGTTGGCAACTTATCGTTTGCCTCAATTGGTATATTACCCTTTTGGTTGTAATGCAAGTCAGAAAAAGGCTGTTGAAGCAGCTTTGACACACCAAGCAAGTATTATACAAGGACCTCCGGGAACTGGAAAAACGCAAACTATTCTTAATATCGTATCTAATTTGTTAGTACAGAAGAAGACTATTCTTGTAGTTTCAAATAACAACTCTGCAGTTGAGAATGTTGCAGAAAAGTTAGAAAAAGAAGGGTTAGGATTTCTTGTTGCTCAGTTAGGAAGCGTAAAGAATAAGGAGGCTTTTGTTGAAAGTCAGTCTGAGTGCTATCCTAATATGGAAGAATGGTATTTAGATAATTCTAAGGAAGTCCGGAAAATAGTAAAAGATTCTCTTGCTGCTGTTTCCTTGGGATTCGATGGACAAACAAGATTGGCACAGTTGAAGGCTGAGTATGATGCATTGGTTACAGAGAAGAAATATGACGAAAAGCTAAAAATGGCATCTGGTTTTGACAATGATTGGCTTAGTGAAAAGCATTCTTCTAAAATAATGAAACTGCTCAATCTTTGTAAAATAATGCAAGAATATGGAAAATCCCCTTCTTTATTGTTTTGCTTTAAATGGGTGTTTCTGTTAGGTCCTCGTGCTTATTCATTACTTAAAAATAATCTTTTAATTGTAATTGAACAACTGGAAAGTGCTTATTATTTAACCAGAAAGCTTGAGATAGAGCAGGAGGTGGATAGCATTGAACAACAGTTGCTGTCTGTAGACGTTAAGGAAAGTGCAGAAGAACTCGGTAAGTCTTCGCTTAAGATATTGAAGCAGGAAATAGCAAAACAGTATGGGTCTGGTAGAAGGACACTGTTTACAAGGCAAGATATAAAGCCCCGTACAGAAACTTTTTTGAAGGAATATCCTATTGTTCTTAGTACGACTTATTCTGCTAAAAGCTGTATTAGTAAGGATTTTGTCTTTGATTATATGATTATGGACGAAGCTTCGCAAGTAGACATCAAGACTGGAGCTTTGGCATTGTCGTGTGCTACGAATGTTGTGATTGTAGGAGATGATATGCAATTACCTAATGTTGTAAGTTCTGAAGAAGAAAAGGCGCTTAATGCAATCCGGACTACATATAATGTTGATGACAGATATAATGCTGTAACACATAGCTTTTTACGGTCGTGTACAGAAATATTAAAGGATGCACCGACTACGCTTCTACGTGAACATTACCGTTGTCATCCGAAGATAATTCAGTTTTGTAATCAACGCTTTTATGGCGGAGAACTTCTTCCTATGACGATTGACAAAGGCGAAGAAGATGTGTTACAAGTAATTCAGACTGTAAAAGGAAATCATGCGCGTGAACATTTCAATCAACGTGAAATAGATGTTATTGTACAGGAGGTTATGCCGCTATGTGCAGGAAAGGGTTCTGTAGGAATCATAACTCCCTATAGAACACAGGCGGAAGCAATAAATCGTGTGTTAGGTAAAGATATAGCAAGTACTGTACATAAATATCAAGGGCGTGAGTGCGATACAATCATTATGAGTATGGTAGATAATTTGCCTACATCGTTTTCTGATGATAAGAATCTTCTTAATGTTGCTATTTCACGTGCTAAAAGCCAACTTTATATTGTAACTTCTGGTAATGAAATGGCACAAGACACGAATTTAGCGCAGTTAATATCCTATGTCAAGTATAATAATTTTGCAGTGAAAAATAGTAAAATTCACTCGGTATTCGATTTATTATATCAGCAATACACTATGGAGCGATTAGCATATCAGTCTGAACACACTATGGTTTCAGATTATATGTCTGAAAATCTTGTGTATAATCTAATAGTTAAGGTTCTTGAAGAATTAAGCTGGAAGAATCTCGCTGTAGTGTGTCATTATCCGCTGGCTAAAATAATATCTGATTGGTCACTGTTAAGTAATCAGGAACATGATTTTGCTAAAAACTCGCTAACGCATATAGATTTTCTCATTTATAATTCTCTGACAAAGCAACCTCTAATGGCGATAGAGGTGGATGGGTGGCTTTATCATAAGGACAAAGTAGTACAGCAATCAAGAGATAGGCTAAAAGACCAAATTCTTACAAAGTATTCATTAATTCCTTATCGTATTTCAACTACTGATACTATAACAGCAGAAAGTTTAAAGGAGGTTTTTGTATCACTTTAA
- a CDS encoding Nif3-like dinuclear metal center hexameric protein: MRSVKIKEVIDALERFAPLPLQESYDNAGLQVGLTEAEVSGALLCLDVTEKVVDEAINKGCNLIVAHHPLIFRKLAQITDVNYVQRIVIKAIKHDIVIAAMHTNLDSAVGGVNYKIAEKLGLKNLHFFGRNKQVVNPQTGESVTGGDGVIGEFEEPLAADDLILLLKKKFDVECVQTNELLRHEIRTIALCGGSGSFLLQDAIAAGADAFMTGEMSYHEYFGHEQEIQICVIGHYQSEQFTTEVLRDIIEKECPDVKCYLSEINTNPIGYF; the protein is encoded by the coding sequence ATGCGTAGCGTGAAAATAAAGGAAGTAATTGATGCCCTTGAACGATTCGCGCCTTTGCCCTTGCAGGAAAGCTATGATAATGCTGGCCTACAAGTTGGATTGACAGAGGCGGAAGTATCAGGGGCTTTATTGTGTCTTGACGTGACGGAAAAAGTCGTTGATGAGGCCATCAACAAGGGGTGTAACTTAATTGTTGCACACCATCCACTCATCTTCCGCAAGCTGGCACAAATAACAGACGTGAACTATGTGCAGCGTATAGTGATAAAGGCTATTAAGCACGATATCGTCATTGCTGCTATGCACACAAACTTAGACTCAGCTGTGGGTGGTGTTAACTACAAGATAGCTGAGAAATTAGGACTAAAGAACCTACATTTCTTCGGTCGTAATAAACAAGTGGTAAACCCACAGACAGGAGAATCAGTAACAGGTGGCGATGGTGTCATCGGTGAGTTTGAGGAGCCTTTGGCAGCAGATGACTTGATTCTGTTATTGAAGAAGAAGTTTGATGTAGAGTGCGTTCAAACCAATGAGTTACTTCGTCATGAGATTCGTACCATTGCTCTCTGCGGTGGTTCAGGCTCATTCCTCTTACAGGATGCTATCGCAGCAGGCGCAGATGCCTTTATGACAGGTGAAATGAGCTATCACGAATACTTTGGTCATGAGCAAGAGATACAGATTTGTGTCATCGGACATTATCAGAGTGAACAGTTCACTACTGAGGTTCTTCGTGACATTATCGAAAAGGAATGCCCAGACGTAAAGTGCTACTTGTCTGAGATAAATACAAATCCTATCGGGTATTTTTAG
- a CDS encoding zinc ribbon domain-containing protein, with product MAKKDPKELPVEEKLKALFQLQTTLSGIDEKRALRGELPLEVRDLEDELEGLHIRIEKIEQDIKDYQSAITQKKGNILDAQASLERYNKQLDSVANNREYDTLTKEIEFQTLEIELCNKKIKEAQIKVEEKHKDLEANRALLEDRQHALEEKRNELDEIMQETREEEGLLKEKAAELETKIEPGLLRSFKRIRRGARNGLGIVYVQRDACGGCFNKIPPQRQLDVKMHKKIIVCEYCGRILIDPELAGVKVDKTEEKPKKRRATRKKKEEEGE from the coding sequence ATGGCAAAGAAAGATCCAAAAGAGTTACCAGTAGAGGAGAAGTTGAAAGCCCTTTTCCAGTTACAGACAACCCTGTCAGGAATCGACGAGAAGCGTGCTTTGCGTGGTGAGTTGCCACTTGAGGTACGTGACTTGGAAGACGAGTTGGAAGGTCTGCACATTCGTATTGAAAAGATTGAGCAGGACATTAAGGACTATCAGAGTGCTATTACTCAGAAGAAGGGTAATATCCTCGATGCTCAAGCAAGCTTGGAGCGTTACAACAAGCAGTTGGACTCTGTTGCAAACAACCGTGAGTACGACACATTGACAAAGGAAATCGAGTTCCAGACACTGGAGATTGAGCTTTGCAATAAGAAGATTAAAGAGGCTCAGATTAAGGTTGAGGAGAAGCACAAGGACTTGGAAGCCAACCGTGCATTGCTCGAGGATCGTCAGCACGCCTTAGAGGAGAAGCGTAACGAGCTCGACGAGATTATGCAGGAGACACGTGAGGAGGAAGGTTTGCTCAAAGAGAAGGCTGCAGAGCTTGAGACTAAGATTGAGCCAGGATTGCTCCGTAGCTTTAAGCGCATTCGTCGTGGTGCCCGCAACGGTTTGGGTATCGTTTACGTACAGCGTGATGCTTGTGGTGGTTGCTTCAATAAGATTCCACCTCAGCGTCAGTTGGATGTAAAGATGCACAAGAAGATTATCGTTTGTGAGTACTGTGGTCGTATTCTTATCGACCCAGAGTTGGCTGGTGTAAAGGTTGACAAGACTGAGGAGAAGCCAAAGAAGCGTAGAGCTACTCGCAAGAAGAAGGAAGAGGAGGGAGAGTAA
- a CDS encoding nitroreductase, with protein MEALEALLTRRSVRAYEERMPEQELIDKVMEAGLYAASGKNMQTAIIVEVTNKDVRDRLSVINAEIMGVTSDPFYGAPVVLAVLADKSSPNHVYDGALMMGNLMNAAHAVGLGSCWINRAKQTFEREDGKQMLKEWGVEGDYEGIGFCILGYAAKGGKTAPRKANRVFCVK; from the coding sequence ATGGAAGCATTAGAGGCATTATTAACACGTCGTAGTGTACGTGCTTATGAAGAACGTATGCCAGAACAGGAACTGATTGATAAGGTTATGGAGGCTGGTCTTTACGCTGCAAGCGGAAAGAATATGCAGACTGCTATCATCGTTGAAGTGACCAATAAGGATGTACGCGACCGCTTGTCTGTGATAAATGCTGAGATAATGGGCGTAACAAGTGACCCTTTTTATGGCGCACCTGTCGTTCTTGCAGTATTAGCAGATAAGAGTAGCCCTAATCATGTCTATGATGGTGCGTTGATGATGGGTAACCTTATGAATGCTGCTCATGCCGTTGGTTTAGGAAGTTGTTGGATTAATCGTGCTAAGCAAACTTTTGAGCGTGAAGATGGTAAGCAGATGCTGAAAGAGTGGGGTGTAGAAGGCGATTATGAAGGTATCGGCTTTTGTATTCTTGGTTATGCTGCAAAGGGAGGTAAGACAGCGCCACGCAAGGCGAATCGTGTCTTCTGTGTGAAGTAA
- a CDS encoding MalY/PatB family protein, whose translation MMKTYNFDEIIDRSGSGDLKHEALLPRWGRNDLLPLWVADMDFACPDFIVDALKERLSHPIFGYTVEPADYRPAIIDWIRAHHNWEVKPEWLSFIPGIVRGIGFVVNVFTELDEKVIIQPPVYHPFRLTPEANHRKVVFNPLRRREDGYYDMNFDNLAEVCDDKCCVLILSNPHNPAGLCWSEDTLRRLADFCYEHNIIVISDEIHSDMALFGNRHIPFASVSERAAQISITFAAPTKTFNMAGIVSSYAIVPNEELRNRFYGWLKANELDEPTLFAPIATIAAYRKGEEWRKQMLAYVEENVRFVEDFCREHIPGIRPLRPQASFLVWLDCRGLGLKHKELLNLFIDKAHLALNDGRMFGIGCEGFMRLNIGTPRSILRQALEQLAEAVNEL comes from the coding sequence ATAATGAAGACTTATAATTTTGATGAAATAATTGATCGTTCGGGGAGTGGTGACTTGAAGCATGAGGCACTTCTTCCACGTTGGGGGCGTAATGACCTGCTGCCTCTGTGGGTGGCTGATATGGATTTTGCTTGCCCTGACTTTATTGTGGATGCTCTCAAGGAACGTCTTTCTCATCCAATCTTTGGTTATACAGTCGAGCCAGCAGACTACCGTCCTGCTATCATCGACTGGATACGTGCACATCATAATTGGGAGGTAAAGCCAGAGTGGTTGAGTTTTATTCCTGGTATTGTTAGGGGTATCGGCTTTGTGGTGAATGTATTTACGGAACTTGACGAAAAAGTTATTATACAACCACCTGTCTATCATCCATTCCGTTTGACGCCAGAGGCTAATCATCGTAAGGTAGTCTTCAATCCGCTTCGTCGTCGTGAGGACGGATATTATGACATGAATTTTGATAATCTTGCAGAGGTTTGCGATGATAAATGCTGTGTACTGATACTCTCCAATCCTCATAACCCAGCAGGATTGTGTTGGTCAGAAGATACATTACGTCGCTTGGCAGACTTCTGCTACGAGCATAATATTATCGTTATCAGCGACGAGATACACAGTGATATGGCACTCTTTGGTAATCGTCATATTCCATTTGCCAGTGTGTCAGAGCGTGCAGCACAAATCAGTATTACCTTTGCAGCTCCAACAAAGACCTTCAATATGGCGGGTATCGTTAGTTCGTATGCTATCGTTCCGAACGAAGAACTGCGTAATCGCTTCTATGGTTGGTTGAAGGCTAACGAATTAGATGAGCCTACACTCTTTGCACCAATAGCCACGATAGCCGCTTATCGGAAGGGCGAAGAGTGGCGCAAACAGATGTTGGCGTATGTAGAAGAGAATGTTCGCTTTGTAGAAGACTTCTGTCGTGAGCATATTCCAGGTATTCGTCCACTCCGCCCACAGGCAAGTTTCCTTGTTTGGTTGGATTGTCGTGGATTGGGGTTGAAGCATAAAGAACTATTAAACCTCTTTATTGATAAGGCTCATTTAGCTCTGAACGATGGTAGAATGTTTGGTATTGGTTGCGAAGGATTTATGCGCTTAAATATCGGTACACCACGTTCTATACTTCGTCAGGCGTTGGAACAGTTGGCTGAGGCGGTGAATGAATTATAA